Proteins encoded by one window of Eremothecium cymbalariae DBVPG#7215 chromosome 1, complete sequence:
- the MAK31 gene encoding Mak31p (similar to Ashbya gossypii AEL047C), whose amino-acid sequence MSEASGGLVLEDFVGATLRICLGPRRVLKGVLVAVDCHANYLLDKVVEHNEEMVRELGLVSVPSKSVVSVKMDSSQFNKIRDERISIKGKMVKDT is encoded by the coding sequence ATGTCTGAGGCTTCAGGGGGTTTAGTGCTGGAGGATTTTGTAGGGGCTACTTTAAGGATCTGTTTGGGGCCCCGTAGAGTGTTAAAAGGTGTGCTTGTGGCGGTTGATTGCCATGCAAATTACTTGCTGGACAAAGTGGTGGAACATAATGAGGAGATGGTACGGGAATTAGGGCTTGTTAGTGTTCCTTCGAAGTCGGTCGTGAGTGTGAAGATGGATTCAAGTCAGTTTAACAAGATTCGAGACGAGAGGATTTCTATTAAAGGCAAGATGGTAAAGGACACATAG
- the UBC8 gene encoding E2 ubiquitin-conjugating protein UBC8 (similar to Ashbya gossypii AEL045W 1-intron), protein MSNSKRRIETDVMKLLMSDHEVELVDDNMQEFHVKFLGPRGTPYERGVWRLHVELPDNYPYKSPSIGFVNKIFHPNIDAASGSICLDVINSTWSPLYDLINIVEWMIPGLLKEPNGSDPLNNEAATLQLKNPKMYEEKIQEYIDKYATSEKYDQQFGSSGGIPDDDYEDEYGDDENATDGVEYAEEEDELSEIEFDYEEEDVEISDSDLLD, encoded by the exons ATGAG CAATTCGAAAAGAAGAATAGAAACAGACGTtatgaagttgttgatgtCGGACCATGAAGTGGAATTGGTAGATGACAATATGCAAGAATTCCATGTTAAATTTCTTGGGCCCAGAGGGACGCCGTATGAGAGAGGGGTTTGGAGGTTGCATGTTGAATTACCGGACAACTACCCTTACAAGTCGCCCAGTATTGGATTTGTGAATAAGATATTCCATCCCAATATTGATGCGGCTTCTGGGTCCATATGTCTAGACGTCATTAACTCTACGTGGTCGCCGTTATACGATTTAAtcaatattgttgaatgGATGATTCCTGGATTGTTAAAAGAACCCAATGGGTCAGACCCGTTAAACAACGAAGCCGCCACCTTACAGTTGAAAAACCCCAAGATGTATGAAGAGAAAATCCAAGAGTATATTGACAAGTATGCCACCTCTGAGAAATACGACCAGCAGTTTGGGTCCTCTGGCGGCATCCCCGATGACGACTACGAAGATGAATATGGAGATGACGAGAACGCCACTGATGGCGTCGAGTatgctgaagaagaggaCGAACTGAGCGAAATAGAGTTTGATTACGAAGAAGAGGATGTTGAAATTAGTGATTCAGATCTATTGGACTAG
- the GLC3 gene encoding 1,4-alpha-glucan branching enzyme (similar to Ashbya gossypii AEL044W), whose translation MSNVPDNVKGVVELDPWLRPYADVLSARRYLADKWSYDIRHPLSGKELSLGEFARASYKTYGLHANAVTKEITYREWAPNAKRAFLVGDFNDWDESKNELTEVNEFGIFSGVIPPTSQKEFGIPHDSRVKVVFELQDGSRIYRLPAWITRATQPDKVTAKNWGPSYEARFWNPETPYKFINERPHVNPDSDSLRIYEAHVGISSPEPKVGSYKEFMTDVLPRIKDLGYDAIQLMAIMEHAYYASFGYQVTNFFAVSSRYGTPEELKELIDTAHGMGILVLLDVVHSHASKNVTDGLNMFDGSDHQYFHSLSSGRGEHPSWDSRLFDYGNFEVRRFLLANLAYYIDVYQFDGFRFDGVTSMLYHHHGCGAGGAFSGNYDEYLSAEKSSVDHEALAYLMLANDLVHELLPNTGVTIAEDVSGYPTLGLPRSIGGGGFDYRLAMALPDMWIKLLKEKKDEDWEMGSIVYTLTNRRHREKVVAYAESHDQALVGDKTLAFWLMDAAMYTDMTVLKQAPPVVDRGIALHKLIRLITHSLGGEAYLNFEGNEFGHPEWLDFPNVNNGDSYHYARRQFNLVDDKLLRYRQLYAFDKGMQEVERKYKWLNTAQAYVSLKHEVDKVIAFERNGLLFIFNFHPTQSFSDYRVGVDQPGKYRIVLNSDREEFGGYNRIDEATSEFHTTNLEWNNRKNFIQVYIPSRVALVLALEGNR comes from the coding sequence ATGTCGAATGTACCTGATAACGTCAAGGGAGTTGTGGAGCTGGATCCATGGTTAAGACCGTATGCAGATGTGTTATCAGCTAGACGTTACTTGGCAGATAAGTGGAGCTATGATATCAGGCATCCTTTATCTGGAAAAGAGTTGAGTTTGGGTGAGTTTGCGCGGGCGTCGTACAAGACGTATGGGTTGCATGCTAATGCGGTGACTAAAGAGATAACCTATAGGGAGTGGGCTCCTAACGCCAAGAGGGCATTCTTAGTAGGTGATTTCAATGATTGGGATGAGTCTAAGAATGAGTTGACTGAGGTGAACGagtttggaattttttCTGGCGTGATTCCTCCTACTTCGCAAAAGGAATTTGGGATTCCCCATGACTCAAGGGTGAAAGTAGTATTTGAATTGCAAGATGGTAGTCGTATCTATCGTTTACCTGCTTGGATAACGAGGGCTACTCAACCGGATAAGGTTACTGCGAAGAACTGGGGGCCATCGTATGAGGCACGTTTCTGGAATCCTGAAACCCCGTACAAGTTTATCAATGAGCGGCCGCATGTTAATCCTGACTCCGATTCATTAAGAATTTATGAGGCGCATGTTGGCATTTCTTCACCGGAACCAAAAGTCGGATCTTACAAAGAGTTTATGACTGATGTATTGCCTCGTATCAAGGATCTTGGATATGACGCTATTCAGTTGATGGCGATAATGGAGCATGCCTATTATGCGTCTTTTGGATACCAAGTGACCAACTTCTTTGCGGTTTCATCTAGATATGGGACACCTGAGGAGTTGAAGGAGCTCATTGACACGGCTCATGGGATGGGGATTCTTGTGCTTTTGGATGTTGTACACTCACATGCATCTAAAAATGTAACTGATGGGTTGAATATGTTTGATGGCAGCgatcatcaatatttccATTCATTGAGCTCTGGTCGTGGGGAACACCCATCATGGGATTCCAGGTTGTTTGATTACGGGAACTTCGAAGTTCGAAGGTTTTTGTTGGCTAATTTGGCGTACTATATTGATGTTTATCAGTTTGATGGCTTCAGGTTTGACGGTGTTACCTCCATGTTGTACCATCACCACGGTTGTGGCGCTGGTGGTGCGTTTAGCGGCAATTACGATGAATACTTGTCTGCTGAAAAATCCTCTGTGGACCACGAGGCGCTGGCCTATTTGATGTTAGCTAATGACTTAGTGCATGAATTGTTACCCAATACCGGGGTTACTATAGCAGAAGATGTCTCAGGTTATCCAACTTTGGGTTTACCACGGTCCATTGGGGGTGGTGGTTTTGACTACAGGTTGGCAATGGCCTTGCCAGATATGTGGATCAAACtgttgaaggagaagaaggacGAGGACTGGGAGATGGGCAGTATAGTTTATACGTTGACTAACAGGCGTCATAGGGAGAAGGTTGTGGCCTATGCTGAGTCACATGACCAAGCGCTTGTTGGAGATAAGACCTTAGCGTTCTGGTTGATGGATGCTGCGATGTATACAGATATGACCGTTCTCAAACAGGCGCCCCCTGTAGTTGATCGTGGCATTGCATTGCATAAGCTGATCCGATTAATAACTCATTCATTGGGTGGTGAAGCTTACTTGAACTTTGAAGGAAATGAATTTGGCCATCCAGAATGGCTTGACTTTCCCAATGTGAACAACGGTGATAGTTACCACTATGCCCGGAGACAATTCAACTTAGTGGATGACAAATTACTTCGTTACAGACAATTGTATGCTTTTGATAAGGGTATGCAAGAAGTTGAGCGCAAATATAAATGGTTGAACACTGCGCAAGCTTATGTGTCTCTAAAGCATGAAGTGGATAAAGTGATTGCTTTTGAGCGCAATGGGCTGTTGTTCATATTTAATTTCCATCCTACTCAATCGTTCTCAGATTACCGTGTTGGTGTTGATCAACCTGGTAAGTATAGGATCGTTTTGAACTCGGACAGGGAGGAATTTGGTGGTTACAACAGAATTGACGAAGCCACTTCTGAATTCCATACCACCAACCTCGAGTGGAATAATAGGAAAAACTTTATTCAGGTATACATTCCGTCTAGAGTGGCCCTGGTTTTGGCTCTTGAGGGAAATCGTTAA
- the HTL1 gene encoding Htl1p (similar to Ashbya gossypii AEL046W), whose amino-acid sequence MLVTKQATYNTTTTSSHNSLEYIPSRARSTYSSMTHPEPKINLKTITAHQVLSHRERMCELFQLLDDHKRHDLVVGTNERREKKLEAFKKRRDELRTELQTK is encoded by the coding sequence ATGTTGGTTACGAAACAAGCCACATAcaacacaacaacaacaagcaGCCATAATTCTCTCGAATATATCCCATCCAGAGCTCGCAGCACCTATTCATCAATGACCCATCCCGAACCAAAGATAAACCTCAAGACCATAACTGCACATCAAGTGCTGTCGCACAGAGAACGCATGTGCGAATTATTCCAACTCTTGGATGACCATAAAAGACACGACTTGGTCGTAGGGACTAACGAACGCCGTGAAAAGAAGTTGGAAGCATTCAAGAAGAGACGTGATGAATTGCGTACCGAGTTACAGACGAAATAG
- the CWH43 gene encoding Cwh43p (similar to Ashbya gossypii AEL043W), translating to MVSISGKSIVWLHTVCASGAFVVALLLGYNLHFDKIVRNAHYGYPDEWFPSVSATIGDRYPERSVFQIAIALTAMPRFLLLLLHWFKTRSLWGPIVGVLRTVTCGGWVYITSTDDHNVHDVFMISYIFLTIPWDVFVLSHAEWKKPLRIVVALSFFGTLIPLVYWFIEHNFKVRAGAYSIYAYFEWSLIILDVLFDGLSCKDMENITLTFADGISSAANQVSAPPKRRTRSDYQNMGKYENDSNVSVDESLEEINIVVEEQEDIIYAPLSSYIKQESVIYILVNVFDSFMFWTNLTSLLCIIWYFPLWYMGISGYEATIAAVLSPILLCIPFVPILVHQYGPLLGNVVGIGAYLIQHPETRLITVAVAVGLSTMNFVQTLRSISREPACVTQYAVAWSFGLVASVILKMAFYSNNPIWPIMNEENGGWNKTGLIVATVFAIFTPYINSCHYAVDANGENSAPSALQTPLTLRKKLLGSLGLGALIFSIHQLLTDSSTLIYWSWEGWSQSAQMGPLPWPFAALTCVVMSFAATSSWKFAHSTKSTPIWTLVLSTLVLGSKHITGWYKFILGGLPYAYSVLLFVPNYFITVNQVSNINFTASFVTYVILTLSHVWTVAYAFVPYGWVLRERLDCVLATASLLIVAGSNEYRETIHINSAYMKRLFLLLVGFIVAIAYVTEQLRPTGVPQPYHPDSELLTAGIWTVHFGLDNEMWASENRMIDLIRDMELDIVGLLETDTQRITMGNRDLTSRMAHELQMYADYGPGPNKHTWGCVLLSKFPIVQSEHHLLPSPVGELAPAIHAILDVYGELIDVYVFHSGQEEDELDRKLQSEGLRDLMGAHDRPAILLSYLVTEPHNGNYNNYVSDKSGMHDIDPEDDDRWCQYILFKNLKRTGFARVSRGTITDTELQVGKFQVHQEPNSHKAIKRLDKNEVEQDMRFPDKFLGEGERGHRYHVFEEPRYYD from the coding sequence ATGGTATCCATTAGTGGTAAGTCTATTGTATGGCTGCATACAGTTTGTGCTTCAGGTGCTTTCGTTGTGGCACTATTGCTTGGCTATAATCTGCATTTTGATAAGATTGTCCGTAATGCACATTACGGTTATCCCGATGAATGGTTCCCCAGTGTGTCTGCCACTATTGGCGATCGATACCCTGAAAGATCAGTTTTCCAAATTGCGATTGCACTAACAGCTATGCCTAGATTTTTACTGTTGTTGCTTCATTGGTTTAAGACACGTTCCTTATGGGGTCCTATTGTTGGCGTTCTAAGGACGGTCACATGTGGAGGCTGGGTATACATTACTAGTACAGATGATCATAACGTGCATGATGTATTTATGATTTCCTATATCTTTTTGACTATCCCCTGGGATGTCTTTGTGCTTTCTCATGCTGAATGGAAGAAGCCATTGCGTATAGTGGTGGCACTCTCCTTCTTTGGAACCTTGATACCGCTAGTTTATTGGTTCATCGAACATAACTTTAAAGTAAGAGCAGGAGCGTATTCTATATACGCTTACTTTGAATGGTCATTGATTATTCTAGATGTCCTCTTTGATGGTTTGAGCTGCAAAGATATGGAAAATATTACTTTAACATTCGCTGATGGCATTTCATCGGCTGCAAATCAAGTTTCTGCCCCaccaaaaagaagaactaGATCCGATTATCAAAATATGGGAAAGTACGAAAATGATTCGAATGTATCTGTAGATGAATCTCTGGAAGAGATTAATATTGTGGTTGAAGAGcaagaagatattatttatgCCCCTTTAAGTTCTTATATCAAACAGGAATCTGTAATTTACATTCTAGTGAATGTGTTTGATTCTTTCATGTTTTGGACAAACCTCACTTCGTTGTTGTGTATTATTTGGTATTTCCCGCTTTGGTATATGGGCATTTCCGGTTATGAAGCTACCATTGCAGCAGTATTGAGTCCAATTTTACTATGCATTCCTTTCGTGCCCATTTTAGTCCATCAATATGGACCATTGTTGGGCAATGTTGTCGGGATTGGTGCATATTTGATTCAGCACCCTGAAACTAGGTTGATCACGGTGGCTGTAGCTGTTGGTCTCAGCACGATGAATTTTGTTCAGACGTTAAGAAGCATCTCCAGAGAACCAGCTTGCGTCACTCAGTATGCAGTGGCATGGAGCTTTGGTTTAGTTGCTAGTGttatattgaagatggCTTTCtattcaaataatccaaTTTGGCCTATTATGAACGAAGAAAATGGAGGTTGGAATAAGACAGGTTTGATCGTTGCCACAGTTTTTGCAATCTTCACTCCATATATTAACAGTTGCCATTATGCTGTTGACGCCAACGGCGAAAATTCCGCACCTTCAGCCTTACAAACTCCTTTAACGTTGCGTAAAAAACTCCTGGGCTCTCTTGGTCTTGGTGCTTTGATTTTCTCAATTCACCAGTTGCTTACTGATTCTTCTACTTTAATATACTGGTCATGGGAAGGTTGGTCCCAATCCGCTCAGATGGGACCTCTTCCATGGCCCTTTGCTGCATTGACCTGTGTTGTTATGTCATTTGCAGCCACATCGTCATGGAAATTTGCCCATTCAACAAAATCCACTCCTATCTGGACATTGGTTTTGTCCACTCTAGTATTAGGTAGCAAGCATATTACTGGGTGGTACAAATTTATCCTGGGTGGATTACCTTATGCATACTCCGTTCTATTATTTGTCCCAAATTACTTCATCACCGTCAATCAAGTTTCTAACATAAATTTCACAGCTTCCTTTGTGACATATGTGATATTAACGCTATCTCATGTTTGGACAGTTGCTTACGCGTTTGTTCCATATGGCTGGGTTTTAAGAGAACGTTTAGATTGTGTACTAGCTACAGCAAGTCTTTTAATTGTTGCTGGTTCAAATGAATACCGTGAGACTATTCATATCAATTCTGCCTACATGAAAAGGCTCTTCTTGCTACTGGTTGGGTTTATTGTTGCGATTGCTTATGTTACAGAGCAGCTAAGACCTACAGGAGTGCCTCAGCCTTATCACCCGGACTCAGAACTGCTAACCGCTGGTATCTGGACAGTGCACTTTGGGCTTGATAATGAAATGTGGGCAAGTGAAAATCGGATGATCGATTTGATCCGCGATATGGAATTAGATATTGTCGGGTTACTGGAGACGGACACACAGCGTATAACTATGGGTAACCGTGACCTAACTTCACGTATGGCTCATGAGTTGCAGATGTATGCTGATTATGGACCTGGTCCAAATAAACATACATGGGGGTGTGTGCTCTTATCTAAATTTCCAATAGTTCAGAGTGAGCATCATCTCTTACCATCTCCCGTTGGGGAGTTAGCACCGGCTATACACGCGATTCTCGATGTGTACGGCGAATTAATTGACGTTTATGTGTTCCACAGTGGTCAGGAGGAAGACGAGCTTGATAGGAAGTTACAGAGCGAGGGATTACGTGACCTGATGGGTGCCCATGACAGACCTGCCATTCTGCTAAGTTACTTGGTTACAGAGCCACACAACGGAAATTACAACAATTACGTGAGTGATAAATCCGGTATGCACGATATCGATCCTGAGGATGACGATAGGTGGTGCCAGTACATATTGTTCAAAAACTTAAAACGTACAGGATTTGCTAGAGTGTCCAGAGGCACCATTACAGACACGGAATTACAAGTTGGTAAATTTCAAGTACACCAAGAACCCAATTCTCATAAAGCAATTAAACGCCTAGATAAGAACGAAGTTGAACAAGATATGAGATTCCCTGATAAATTCCTTGGGGAAGGTGAAAGAGGACATAGGTATCatgtatttgaagaaccGAGGTATTACGATTAA
- the VAC8 gene encoding protein anchor VAC8 (similar to Ashbya gossypii AEL048W) — protein MGACCSCLKESNDDAVVLPIADNEREAVTSLLGYLEDKDNYDFYAGGPLKALTTLVYSDNLNLQRSAALAFAEITEKYVRPVDREVLEPILILLQSNDPQIQIAACAALGNLAVNNENKILIVEMGGLEPLIEQMKSNNVEVQCNAVGCITNLATQDDNKAKIAHSGALVPLTKLAKSKNIRVQRNATGALLNMTHSGENRKELVDAGAVPVLVSLLSSSDADVQYYCTTALSNIAVDESNRRKLSQTEPRLVSKLVVLTDSPSARVKCQATLALRNLASDTGYQLEIVRAGGLGHLVKLIQCSSMPLVLASVACIRNISIHPLNEGLIVDAGFLKPLVKLLDYTDNEEIQCHAVSTLRNLAASSEKNRQEFFESGAVEKCKQLALISPICVQSEISACFAILALADNSKLELLDANILEALIPMTFSSNQEVAGNAAAALANLCSRINNYEKIIESWNEPNRGVCGFLIRFLKSEYPTFEHIALWTILQLLESHHDTMLEMIKYDKEIVKSIKRLSDINYDNAQKASSSHSQSQQLNGGSIASGSEQYEHASLELYNITQQIMQFLN, from the coding sequence ATGGGAGCGTGTTGCAGTTGTCTGAAAGAGTCCAATGACGACGCTGTTGTTCTACCTATAGCAGATAATGAGAGGGAGGCGGTGACGTCCCTTTTGGGTTATTTAGAGGACAAGGACAATTATGATTTTTACGCTGGGGGACCTTTGAAGGCGTTGACGACGTTGGTTTACAGTGATAATCTGAATTTGCAGCGGAGTGCTGCGTTGGCGTTTGCTGAGATCACGGAGAAGTATGTTAGGCCGGTGGATAGAGAGGTTTTGGAGCCtattttgatattattgCAGAGCAACGACCCACAAATCCAGATAGCAGCTTGTGCGGCGTTGGGGAATTTGGCAGtgaataatgaaaataagaTTCTGATTGTGGAGATGGGGGGGTTGGAGCCGTTGATAGAACAGATGAAAAGTAACAATGTAGAAGTACAATGCAATGCGGTGGGTTGTATTACGAATTTGGCGACGCAGGACGACAACAAGGCGAAGATTGCACATTCTGGTGCGTTGGTACCTTTAACTAAGTTGGCTAAGTCGAAGAATATTCGAGTGCAGAGAAATGCAACGGGGGCATTGTTGAATATGACACATTCAGGAGAGAATAGGAAGGAGTTGGTGGACGCTGGTGCGGTGCCAGTGCTAGTTTCTCtcttatcatcatcagatgCGGATGTGCAGTATTACTGTACCACGGCGTTGTCGAACATTGCAGTAGATGAGTCTAATAGACGCAAGTTATCGCAGACGGAACCCCGGTTGGTGTCTAAGCTAGTGGTATTGACGGATTCGCCATCTGCTCGTGTTAAATGTCAGGCCACTCTTGCGCTTCGGAACTTAGCTTCTGATACGGGTTATCAGTTGGAAATTGTCAGGGCAGGTGGTTTAGGTCATTTGGTAAAATTAATTCAGTGTAGTTCTATGCCCTTGGTCCTTGCGAGTGTTGCGTGCATAAGAAATATATCCATTCATCCTTTGAACGAGGGATTGATTGTTGATGCAGGCTTCCTAAAACCCCTGGTGAAGCTACTTGACTATACAGATAATGAAGAGATTCAGTGCCATGCCGTTTCAACATTGAGAAATTTAGCCGCATCTTCAGAAAAAAATCGACAGGAATTTTTCGAAAGTGGTGCAGTTGAAAAGTGTAAACAATTGGCTCTCATATCTCCTATTTGTGTCCAGAGTGAAATTTCTGCATGCTTTGCTATTCTTGCCTTGGCTGACAATTCAAAACTAGAACTACTTGATGCCAACATCCTAGAAGCGTTGATTCCCATGACCTTCTCCTCAAATCAAGAGGTTGCAGGCAACGCAGCTGCCGCCCTAGCTAACCTTTGTTCGCGGATTAATAATTATGAAAAAATCATTGAGTCATGGAATGAACCAAACAGGGGTGTATGTGGGTTTTTGATCagatttttgaaaagtgAGTATCCTACTTTTGAGCACATTGCATTGTGGACTATTTTACAGTTATTGGAATCCCATCATGATACCATGCTTGAGATGATAAAGTACGATAAAGAGATAGTAAAGAGCATCAAGAGATTGTCCGATATCAATTACGATAATGCCCAAAAGGCCTCCTCTTCGCATTCACAATCACAGCAGCTCAACGGCGGAAGTATTGCATCCGGGTCGGAACAATATGAACACGCAAGTTTGGAACTATATAACATCACACAACAAATAATGCAATTCTTGAATTAA
- the MAK32 gene encoding Mak32p (similar to Saccharomyces cerevisiae YCR019W MAK32), translated as MAILMTNGMFIIDEIHYGGKIYKNLIGGGSHTIAGACICSDSPEISKGIKWIVDRGSDFPDKITKELQQWGADIHFRDDSRRLTTRGENIYCDNELRGFRYLTEKRSIDVKDLVTEFGEDEVKNVAAFHLICSTERAVEIMGQLKQLPLMRSPVFLWEPLPDICNEVHLKKLIEIMHREENIILSPNAKEAAGFLGYNEPLDLAGCKTLIKKFDTLLKNENAMILRCGKHGSLSLSPKNDNKQLRSILHFPAYHTKTPNKVLDPTGGGNSYLGGFALGYVLSKGDLCIAQILGNVAAGCIVETVGVPKMVCKRWNGLSFRDRLHHYLTTYKLQYTTQNILAAIQYS; from the coding sequence ATGGCTATCCTAATGACAAATGGAATGTTTATCATTGATGAGATCCATTACGGTGGCAAGATCTACAAGAACCTGATTGGCGGTGGATCACATACTATAGCTGGCGCATGCATCTGTTCAGATTCCCCTGAGATATCCAAAGGCATAAAATGGATTGTCGATCGAGGCAGCGATTTTCCAGATAAAATAACTAAGGAATTGCAGCAGTGGGGAGCGGATATTCATTTTAGAGACGATTCCAGGAGACTTACAACAAGAGGGGAAAATATCTATTGTGATAATGAACTTCGTGGTTTCAGGTACTTGACTGAGAAAAGAAGTATAGATGTCAAAGATCTAGTTACCGAATTTGGTGAAGATGAAGTGAAGAACGTTGCTGCATTCCACCTGATTTGTTCCACTGAGAGGGCTGTAGAAATAATGGGACAACTTAAACAGCTACCTTTGATGAGATCACCAGTATTCCTATGGGAGCCTCTTCCTGATATCTGCAACGAAGTCCACCTTAAGAAACTGATTGAAATAATGCATAGAGAGGAAAATATTATCCTGTCTCCTAATGCTAAAGAAGCAGCTGGCTTTCTTGGATATAATGAGCCATTGGATCTTGCAGGATGCAAAACACTGATTAAGAAATTTGATACGCTACTGAAAAACGAAAATGCCATGATATTACGATGTGGGAAGCACGGATCATTATCCTTGTCTCCAAAGAATGATAACAAACAGTTACGGTCGATCCTTCATTTCCCTGCATACCACACAAAAACCCCTAATAAAGTATTGGACCCCACTGGTGGAGGCAATAGCTACTTAGGCGGTTTCGCACTAGGTTATGTTCTAAGCAAAGGCGACTTATGCATTGCTCAGATATTAGGGAACGTTGCTGCAGGTTGTATTGTTGAGACTGTCGGTGTCCCTAAGATGGTTTGCAAAAGATGGAACGGTCTATCATTCAGGGATAGGTTACACCACTACCTTACGACCTATAAACTACAGTATACGACGCAAAATATTCTGGCTGCTATACAGTATAGTTAG